The stretch of DNA tGAGTATGgtctttaaattttcaaaaaaaaaaataataataatatcaaactTGTTTTTTCCTTGCATGTTAAGTTTTAAAAAGGGgtcaaatcaaaatttgaaaagaaatcaagATTCAATCCAAATTTGAAAAGCTTAAACAGTGTTAATAGATAGAACATACCAAGGACAGCAAAGTTCCAGCTGCATGAGGGCTTTACAGGCTTACAGCTGCACAGGGAAACAGCCAAGTTGCATGTATAACTTTCGAAGTAATAACTTTATTTGTTTCTACTCATATGGTTGCTAGAGATATAAAGGAATTTCACAAATTAACGTGGTACTATATCacgttaattaattttttttcattttattgacTCATTTCCCTACGTCTCTCATTCACCCCCGTCCTCAACATCCCCCCGGCATTCCTAAACCCAGCTCCCTAAACttcaattttattctttttttagatCTGTAACTTCAGTTGACtctgtttggatacaaaatatatctcaattcatctaatttaattattataatttttttaatttttatataaaatataataaataattcaactttttcaaattttaaaataataaaattcaatgaAATTGCGACATGTTGTGTCCACTTTGTCATAGACTAGCATTATACACTATCGGTCTATCTTAAACAccaaataattttagaaagggaAGTTCTACGGTCTATATGTACCATTATCTCAATTTCATTCCACTATAATAAGGTGGCATTGTCAATTAATTagtagatttttttgaaaaaaaataaaagatgatccaAGAATGATAAGAgccatattttatatagtagatGAGAGTAGGATAAGAGTGTTGTCTGAGCATTACTCTTctagaaataataaagaaaacgGTAACACGAAAgtagttttaattaatttaaaaaaaaacttaacaaattgaaattggactctaacatgacaaaattttaaagagaaatgctttaattattctataaaaataaatcaacaaattaacataattttaaattataaaattacttttaatattataaaatagatctaacgtacgTGAGTTCGTGAGATTTTATAAGACTCTTAGTGACCGTAGCATTTCTTAATCTAAAACCCTAAACAAAATGGCCATCTCTAACTCTAGCATTCATGTTCTGGCCAAAAAGCATGGCAAGAGATTGTAATTAGTAAATAATATCTGACTCATGCtaattctaactaaattagacTGATCCTCTCCATCCATCATACTTTCCAACTGATCATCTTCTTAGCGGTAGAAACTACTATTGGACTCCTCACGTAGTGCCTGCCATCCGACCAAATTAGCTCTCCAAAAACATAGTCTCGAGCAAGACCATATTCCTCGGCTTCCAGGGTCAACATAAAGCTCTTCTCCTCTCCAACATTCTCAAACTTCAATATGTGGGGCTCCACATGGACTGAAACTCCAACTGGGTTTAGGACACGAGCTGCATAGATACCTGGGGAGCCAACATTCTTCAGTTTCCGAGTCAGAGTCACCTTTCCAGAGAGCTTTGGGACAGCTATGGAGGGATAGTTGAAATCCAGAAGACTGGCTGACTTGGGACATTCATAAGTAACATCGGAAAATAGTTCAACAATGGTCTGGTTATAGCCGAGGCTGCAGAGGAAGTTCAAATAATCGTCGTTGGTTAAGTCATAGACCAAGCCGGGGTCCATGGCACGGTTTGGTCGGATGTGGCCGGCGCCTTGCTCGAATGGCGTTGCCTTCACATAGCTTGCATTGAGCATTGGCTTCACCGTGTTATCCCTTGTTCTTGCTGTCAGAAAAAAATGGTTGCAAAAATGGTTAAACAAACCATCCAAGCAAAcccaagaacaagaacaagagatcGAATTGATCTGAACACAGATCGATCGAGGTCCTTACCGGTTGTCATGATCGCAGATCTTATTGCAGCTGGGCTCCAGGAAGGATGGAGAGTCTTAAGAAGACCAGCAACTCCAGAAACATGGGGGCAAGACATGGATGTGCCAGACATAATGTTGAAAGGAACTCTACGATTATCAAAGGGTAGCTCTGTCGGGCTTATTGCTTGGGTGAAGCCAGCTATGATATCCACTCCAGGTGCAGTGACATCAGGCTGAACATTTAGAGAAATTAGTTGGAAATGAAAATATACAACATACAGTTACAGATCGATACCACGAAATTGCAGTACTGGAAGAACAAGCTGTACTAATCTCATAGTGTAAATGAGGTAGTCATGGCCTAGCTAATTGGTTGCTTGGTGTCGAAGGAAAAATATTCAGCCATGACAATCAGTAcgtaacttatatatatatatatatatatatatatgaaaatgccTTAAATGCGAGCTCATCCCAAAAGAATCgacatatatagaaaataattaatgttcAATTCATTGCCAAACCTTGAGAATCTCTGGTGTAATAGTATTAGGCCCTTTAGACGAGAATGCTGCCATGAATGGTGCAGGCTTTATGTTAAGTGCTGCTGTTGGGGCCGTTATATATCCCACTGGGTCACTGTTGATTCATATAATTTATGAGGAAATTGACCAAAAAAGAAAGCTGTTTACCgtttagagagagggagagagagatactcAGTGGAAGTGATGTAGGCAAAGACAGCACGACCATCTTTATAGTTAATATGTGATGCCGGTAGCACGTGAGGATCGGCAATGATTTCATTACCATCGACCTTATCATTGCAAAGAATCATCCCAGCTGCACCAGCAAGAGCTGCTTGTTGTCCCTTGTCAACCCTTGCATTTCCCCCCCTCAGACAGACCAGAATTTTACCCTTTACCATTTTAGGATCCAGTACTCCATCCTTGCACAGCATACTGCATGCACAGCACAAACAAACACAGTCAAACAAATTTCACTGGCAATAATTCATCACATAGTATATCAAACACAAGCTTCAGTTTGAGGCTTTTATTAACAGAATTCAAAGAGAAAATCAGCTGGGAAACGATTTGTTCTTACGCATCTACAGCAGATTTATTTTCAGCCCTAGCCTGTGCACCGGCTATAAGTGGGTAGAATCGACCTTCTGGCAAAGGTCTAGACAGGCTTGTACCCTATATTGAAGGAGTACAGAAAGTGGCAAACAAATgaagtggcaaaaataaaagagtaattaaaGCAAGTTTTTTGATCTCAAGGAACGCATAGAATTAAAGATATTGACCTTGAGTCGGAGCCCATTTTGGAGTTCAACAAAAGCTTGAAACTGTCGATCCAAGGTGCTTGCTCCAACAGTTATCAACCAAGGTGCAACATTTGAGACAGTTCCAGGAGATGGCCCACTATTTCCAGCCGAGCAAACTACGACAATACCTTTCTTAACAGCATGGAATGCGCCGATTGAAAGGCCATCCTGGAAGTACGAAGAAGGAGGGCCACCGAGTGACAAAGAAAGGACGTCAACCCCATCATGAATGGCCCTATCGAAGGCTGCCATAATATCAGCATCAAAGCATCCACCGGTTGAGTCTCCTGGCCAGCAGACCTTGTAGGCAGCCACTCGGGCTCGAGGGGAACCACCTTTGGCAGTTCCATTGCCCACACCAAATATGCTTGCATCAGGGACGAAATTCCCTCCTGCTGTTGATAGCGTGTGAGAACCATGTCCTTCAACATCAACTACAGTTTCGAAAGTACTAGAGTTGACTGCCCCATTATAGGCGACAAAGCCTTTGATGTAGTATTGCGCCCCAATTAGCTTCCTGCGCGCATTTAATCAAACACCCAATAAGgaggaaaaattataattaattcgCAATATATTGCTTCATAGAGTGCATAATTTGAATGTACAAATCTTAGCGAATGATGTCTCTAAAGTGAAAATATGGTAAAAAAACATCGATTGAGCCGTTAAAGATCAGAGCATGATCAGACCTATTGCAGTGGACTCCATGACTATTTCTACAATCTCCTTTCCACTTTGATGGGATGGGTCCATAACCTTCGTCGCTGAAGCTCTGTAATGTAGGCCAAACACCTAGAATACATATATAACAACTACTTCATGATCAGTGCCATAAATTCAAAGAAATGTCGTACTACATGAAACATTTGacttaaagaagaagaagaagaacattaACAACACTTGACTAAGAAACTTGATGAGAGAGAATTCATTACCAGTGTCAAGATTTCCGATGATTGTGTCTTCACCAAATCTGGCCTTTTCCCACAAGGAGCTTGAGTGAACCACACCCCCTTGATCCATCGACATGAATTCCCATGAATGAGTTGTGTGTAATTTTCTTCCTTGGTTTAAGAAAATCGACACGACTTTTGGGTGCTCTGCAATTGATTAACATGATCGTGATTAACATGACGtattttcttaaacaaaattaGAGACTGAGGAGAACATGATATGTTCTGTGATCTTTATATACTCATTATTTCAGCTGCCTCTTCCTCTTCGAGGTTAGCAGCAAAACCGTTGATATGCCTTCTGTACGAGTAGAAAATTGCATCCTTGGCCTTCTCATGACTGCATGGAAGCGAATCAAAACCTTTGGTTTAAGATatgaaaacacaaaaatatcataaattaacGTAGATCAAGATACCATGCAAGTTGCATATATACCTTCCCAAGAATGATCCGAGGAATTCAATATGAGAATCAGTCACCCGATCTAGTTCAGCTTCAGAAACGTCTGGAGCGTGTGCATGGGATCCGAGGTACACTATATACGACTACATCAcaacaaaacaagaagaaaatacGTACTTTTATCTACGATCATGCggaaaaagcaaaaagaaaacttcAAAGTGCAGAAAGAAAATCAGCTAGCTAGGCGATCTCCATGCATGCCTTCAACGAAGGaaaagtagtactactactctgATCATGAGAGCTATTTTCAATGCTTACTTGTTTTGTTGCAAAAGCGGATTCTTGGAACGCAGAAAAAACGATGAGCGTGAGGAAGAAAACTAAAAGCTTTGAAAACGCCATTTTGCTTTGCCcagttagctagctagcaattACGTACGTACTTGATTAGCATCACATGATCACAGGGCAGGAATATTTATAGGCAAAAGGGAAACCTAGTTCACATAAATTCCTTGAATCAGGTAGAAACTCTGTTCCTGATAGATTTCTAGAAACCTAGTTCGATTATAACTGAACAACAGGAGCGCGTGAGAGAGTAGACTGTAGAGTCCTTGGCTGGAAAAAGAGTCGAAGTGCTCAAGCGCGATTTTCGATGATCAAGTTCGATAATGACTGTTCAACGTCGGGGGCGGGAGATCAGGTCTATACAACATACATACCTATCTATATTATACGTAGAGTCCTGCTCTCGAAAAAACTCGACCTAACGTAGAATTGTACTCTGAATTAAAtgttactaattaattaatgtaaggAAAATACTACTATACCCATTTTATTTGACACCTCTATTTGACTgctgattaattttttttttttttttttatttagtgattaaggaagtgattttgaatgtattgatattttttttttattttttaaatatatttaaatatgttaaaaaaatgtgagaagaaaaaagaaaaaaaagttttcacGCTGGGCGGTATGCCCAGCGGTCAAAttggggcggcagagtagccgcaCCCTTAATGTAAAGATATCGAAGGAATATTGCTGATTGTTTTAATTAGATAGGTTTTTCTATTATAAGATAACGAATTATTAATTCAACGGCACATGAATTCAAAAGTACGACGTAATGTACTTTTGAATTCATTGGAATTAGACgggatatatataatttaaataaatatatatagaaattattattgaaaGTATTGATCATTTTACatatatgatgtggcatcatgtaTACTACACATCTCTCTAAGTGAGTGTTGGAAATAATCAACTAAAAACAGTCACGTAgtgagtataaaatatatactgtTATAGTAACttttctctaatattactcatataattttagaaaaattctatatatttatcatatccTACTTActagatgatgaatatatttttttctctatttaaaGACACATATTAATGTGTAATAAATTACATGCATATTGGTGTGTGATGTGTGGATGATAAGTCTAAAACAttaattctcataattttaattaatagtaatattagatacagttcTAGTCATATATATGTACAAGTCCCACGTATTTCCTGtgaataaaatttgaatctatagttaaaaaaataatttatttaaatggattttaaatttgactacttttttcaaaaagaataaacttgAGAGAGAATATTTGAACGACTGTACAAATTAATCTGATGATCTTAATGTTCCTTTGATTAAGTGATCATGCTAAttcataacataaaaataattaattattgatcagctgcacgctagctagctagcagaaaaaactaaatcaatatctatatatatatatatatataaatgatcatatatttataatattgtaattattaagttttaaaaataactcCCAAATTCTGGATTAAGTTCATGAACttgaatattgtaaaatatcctATATATTATCCAAAATATTACAGTACCCAAAGTTAACAAACATATTGAATTTGATGCCCAAACTGTTTAGTAGAAGTTCTCCATTTAGATTACCAACATTAAAAAGggtaaaaagaaagaatcatGAGAGAGTTTGAAAGAGGAATATTAAACTTTTCCAAGGAAAGAGACGATGATCCAAATTAAGGAGGCTGCTTGCCCTAgcctgtatatatataaaccccaGGAGCGGTGTTACTCCGCGTCCCGAGTATATAGTACCGCACAGTGTTACcgttagtttaaaattagatttttttttaaatttttctattcatattttttaatatatttaaatatttaaaaaaaatacatcaatacatttaaaatcatttttttcatcattcgGTACAAAAAAACCAAGCAGTCAAATCGAGCGGTATGGTTTGAGCAGCATAGTAGAGTTTTCCTAAACCCAggcagctttggctttattctaTGGAACTATTTATCAGAAAGAGACCTTAAGCTGCCGCCTTCTTACGACCTGTAATCCTCCTTTTAGCCATGGAGTTTCTTTTGTCTTTACCTCTAGTTTTCTGCTTTAACAACTCTTTGAATCCATCCCCAACTTTTCTTTGCCAACAAGATCACAGAAAGATATCAGAGAATATTGGCCCCCTGCTAGTGTTTTTTGTCAACATTTTCTCCCTGAGATTCTGCTGCTGCACGCAGGACGTAGCGCCATCTCTAAAAATCCTGTTCATCTCTGTGTTAAATTAGCTGCTGGTATGTTCTCTAAATTCAGCACTTTTAACCAAATAGTGATCAGTCATTTCAAGTGTAGAGTAGGTCAAGAAGattttctctacttttttttttttttctttttcagaagAAAAATGTGTTAAGAAAAATGTGTTTGATATTAGTTCTAGATGATGTGGGGATGCATATATATTCTTTCATAAGCGGATTAAGGATTTATGCAGGTGATTGTCAAAGCTCAAAACTTAAACATACATTGGTCTGATCTGGTCTAGTCTGGTCTAGTCTAATTTCTATCTATTGTCCTAGTTATGCTTTGCCAGTGGCGGACCTACGTTGGTGGTTGCTTCccaaaatgttttaaaaatatggtttagtataaagttttttcaaagatatcctaatataaagataattcccccccccctcaaaatttttcaaaaatatggtTTAGTATATGGTTTATTCAAATATAtcctaatataaagataattcggctcccaaaacattttcaaaaatctcatttagtacttagttgtctaggtttcttttagttttttaataattttttcataattacacctatttttgtcattaataaaatctcacattctcatttttttttaaatatctcatAAGTggcaataaaatatattggtctctttttaaactatttggtaaatttacaatctcatttttcctatttatttacacttttcATTTTAAGTCTTCtactagctagcttgtttggattaattttgttaataagtacatatattatatatataactaccaTCGAGTTAACAATTAAGAGTGAACGCAACAAATCCCACATAactatttatatctatattataaagactttacaatattcaatcttagattcaacaaaaaaatttgtctttgtttatttaatttttatcatttacttcaaaaaatcttacatggttatttctatcttaatttttatttttcatttgaattcGATGGAGTTCAAGTAAGAGGTTTAGATGGgtggttttaataatttaatttgtccCTAGATAACAATCTGATATGGTTAATGTTAAATGTCCGTGATACACTTTGCTATCTTAAATGTCGATTACTGTTCACCCATACATATGACACACTTTGCTAATCACCCCCTCCACCACGCACCAAATCCTAGTTCCGCCCATGTGCTTTGCCTGGCTCTTTGAATGCCATCTTTGAAGCTTGTCAAAGGGTGTTAGCAATCTTCATATACATGACATCAGGGGAGTCATGCAGGCCCAACCATGCAGTAAACTGCTGACAAATATttgatgagaaataatagtCGCAGTCGTAAGTGTGCAAATATtgtacaatcatttttaaaaaaataaataaatttgggacttacatgaaaaaataagaaatttttaatagtggatctcactcatttttaaagtgactgtacGACGCTTACACACTTCACAACTGcacgtaacattactcatatttgACTGGGCAAGCTATTTGCCAAACCGGGGCCTACAAGCCGAGGCAACAGGTAGTATGACTTTTAAACGTGTCAAtccatatattttaattttttttaataattaagtaagtgattatcaagaaatttatatatttaaaaaaaatacttaaataaaaaaaaaaattgtattggtGTGCATATTTAGAGTGCACATTTGATAAGCACCCTAGCGTTGTCCTTTTCTGGATGcacaatatatagaaaattgaaaatttataatatttattgttattggtatataaatgtatttttttttaatttaccaaCCACGTACCTTACAatcttatactaatatattaaaaacatatatttatcttatctccaatattacTTTATATTCTTATACAGCAGCACATATAAGTTATTTATAGTGATTAGTTTCACAATTTGTGGGCATTAGATTAACCATGACTTCATCCTTTCTTTTATtactataaagaaaaaaataccaatatttgaaCGACAAAGCAATCGGTTTGACAGCATTAACTAAGTTATAAATACTGTAGAGTTTATGTATCTATATTTagagaataataaatttatataaatcttaaatatacaAGTCGGGATCACTCACTTTAAAAGACCAGACATTTGTGACACCCTGGTCCCGCCTGAGTCAGAGAATTACTTCttgtcacttaaaatcatatttcaACCATATAGCCATagattacaaatttttaatgacgcATATGACTCTTTATTTCAAATCAACtattctaatataattattctaaataccacaaaatctcaaaataaatattaacct from Juglans regia cultivar Chandler chromosome 4, Walnut 2.0, whole genome shotgun sequence encodes:
- the LOC109003609 gene encoding subtilisin-like protease SBT5.4 — its product is MAFSKLLVFFLTLIVFSAFQESAFATKQSYIVYLGSHAHAPDVSEAELDRVTDSHIEFLGSFLGSHEKAKDAIFYSYRRHINGFAANLEEEEAAEIMKHPKVVSIFLNQGRKLHTTHSWEFMSMDQGGVVHSSSLWEKARFGEDTIIGNLDTGVWPTLQSFSDEGYGPIPSKWKGDCRNSHGVHCNRKLIGAQYYIKGFVAYNGAVNSSTFETVVDVEGHGSHTLSTAGGNFVPDASIFGVGNGTAKGGSPRARVAAYKVCWPGDSTGGCFDADIMAAFDRAIHDGVDVLSLSLGGPPSSYFQDGLSIGAFHAVKKGIVVVCSAGNSGPSPGTVSNVAPWLITVGASTLDRQFQAFVELQNGLRLKGTSLSRPLPEGRFYPLIAGAQARAENKSAVDAMLCKDGVLDPKMVKGKILVCLRGGNARVDKGQQAALAGAAGMILCNDKVDGNEIIADPHVLPASHINYKDGRAVFAYITSTDDPVGYITAPTAALNIKPAPFMAAFSSKGPNTITPEILKPDVTAPGVDIIAGFTQAISPTELPFDNRRVPFNIMSGTSMSCPHVSGVAGLLKTLHPSWSPAAIRSAIMTTARTRDNTVKPMLNASYVKATPFEQGAGHIRPNRAMDPGLVYDLTNDDYLNFLCSLGYNQTIVELFSDVTYECPKSASLLDFNYPSIAVPKLSGKVTLTRKLKNVGSPGIYAARVLNPVGVSVHVEPHILKFENVGEEKSFMLTLEAEEYGLARDYVFGELIWSDGRHYVRSPIVVSTAKKMISWKV